From one Rhizobium lentis genomic stretch:
- a CDS encoding protein-L-isoaspartate O-methyltransferase family protein, which produces MTRRSSLVLEAVRRLNARMMAAATGSPDGRFERTFELVPREAFLGPGPWHIAVHPWKKSYRHRYIETPSDDPVHVNQNVLVALDRAKGINNGEPLLHAGWLGSVNPQRGEVVTHIGAGSGYYTAILSMLTLPNGSVHAFEIDEDLAERARENLVPFEDVSVTHGDATMLTLPPSDLIYVNAGVVAPPVHWLQSLRPGGRMIFPWRPSEDIAVTMLITRGKTELSARPLMPAWFIPCIGASDPYQSVKVPDRAGARTIRSVWLTGDRKPDESAVAIFRDVWFSDEPLAPITAAA; this is translated from the coding sequence ATGACGAGGAGATCAAGTCTCGTACTGGAAGCAGTCCGTCGGCTCAACGCACGGATGATGGCCGCGGCCACAGGTTCGCCAGATGGGCGGTTTGAACGCACTTTCGAACTTGTACCCCGTGAGGCCTTCCTTGGTCCCGGACCCTGGCATATTGCCGTCCATCCCTGGAAGAAATCCTATCGGCATCGCTACATTGAAACGCCGAGCGACGATCCGGTGCATGTCAATCAAAACGTGCTGGTCGCGCTTGATCGGGCGAAGGGCATCAACAACGGCGAGCCCCTGTTGCATGCGGGTTGGCTCGGCAGTGTGAATCCACAGCGCGGAGAAGTGGTGACCCATATCGGCGCAGGCAGCGGCTACTACACAGCAATTCTCTCGATGCTGACGCTGCCAAACGGCAGCGTGCATGCCTTTGAGATCGACGAGGACCTTGCTGAGCGGGCGCGTGAGAACCTCGTTCCCTTCGAAGATGTTTCAGTTACGCATGGTGACGCCACTATGCTGACGCTGCCACCATCCGACCTGATTTACGTGAATGCCGGCGTTGTGGCCCCGCCAGTACATTGGCTTCAATCCCTCCGTCCAGGCGGTCGTATGATCTTTCCTTGGCGCCCGAGCGAGGATATTGCCGTCACGATGCTCATTACTCGAGGGAAAACGGAACTCTCGGCGCGGCCGTTAATGCCGGCTTGGTTCATTCCCTGCATTGGCGCAAGTGACCCTTACCAGAGCGTCAAAGTGCCCGACCGCGCCGGCGCACGGACCATCCGCTCCGTCTGGCTCACCGGAGATCGCAAGCCCGACGAAAGCGCAGTTGCGATTTTCCGCGACGTCTGGTTCTCGGACGAACCCCTCGCGCCAATCACAGCTGCCGCGTAA
- a CDS encoding FAD-binding oxidoreductase: MDNLNFTTLQKGQTMVSDVALDTFAAGFRGNLLTSGDVAYDEARAIWNAMIDRRPGLIARCAGAADVIRTVRFARDNNLLISVRGGGHGIAGNAVCEGGVIIDLSPMKSVRVDPETRRARIEPGATLGDVDKETMAFGLVLPTGINSTTGIAGLTLGGGFGWLTRKFGLTLDNLISVDVVTADGELVRASETERPDLFWALRGGGGNFGVVTSFEFQLNPLHSEVLAGLVVHPFADAENVLREYRQALEAAPDELTCWVVMRQAPPLPFLPAEWHGKEIVVLAMCYCGDMAAGEKAAARLRGIGKPIADVVGPTPFTGWQQAFDPLLTPGARNYWKSQDFASLSDAAIEILINAVRKLPGPECEIFIGHVGGAAGRVPTEATAFPQRSSHFVMNVHARWRETGMDASCIGWARELFEATKPHAVGTAYINFMPEDETDRVEMAYGTNYGRLAEIKLRYDPNNMFRMNQNVKPMEAVRAA, translated from the coding sequence ATGGACAATTTGAACTTCACGACCCTGCAAAAGGGGCAGACGATGGTCAGTGACGTGGCCCTCGATACGTTTGCCGCCGGATTCCGAGGCAATCTCCTGACCAGCGGGGACGTGGCTTACGACGAGGCGCGGGCGATCTGGAATGCGATGATCGATCGCCGGCCCGGCCTCATCGCCCGCTGTGCCGGTGCTGCTGACGTAATCCGGACGGTGCGTTTTGCGCGGGACAACAATCTGCTCATTTCGGTGCGCGGCGGCGGACACGGTATTGCCGGCAATGCCGTCTGCGAGGGTGGTGTCATCATCGATCTGTCGCCGATGAAATCCGTGCGGGTCGATCCTGAGACGCGGCGCGCCAGGATCGAGCCGGGCGCAACTCTCGGCGATGTCGACAAGGAAACGATGGCCTTTGGGCTGGTGCTGCCGACCGGTATCAACTCTACGACCGGGATTGCCGGCCTGACGCTCGGCGGCGGGTTCGGCTGGCTCACCCGCAAATTCGGGCTGACACTCGACAATCTGATTTCAGTCGACGTGGTCACGGCCGATGGCGAGCTGGTCAGGGCGAGCGAGACGGAAAGGCCGGATCTGTTTTGGGCGCTGCGCGGCGGCGGCGGCAATTTCGGTGTCGTTACCTCCTTCGAATTCCAGCTCAATCCGCTCCATTCGGAAGTGCTGGCCGGATTGGTCGTGCATCCCTTTGCAGATGCGGAAAACGTGCTGAGGGAATATCGGCAGGCGCTGGAGGCGGCGCCCGACGAATTGACCTGCTGGGTGGTGATGCGTCAGGCGCCGCCGCTGCCGTTCCTTCCGGCTGAATGGCACGGCAAGGAGATCGTGGTGCTCGCCATGTGCTATTGCGGAGACATGGCGGCGGGTGAAAAGGCGGCGGCGAGATTGCGCGGGATCGGAAAGCCGATTGCCGACGTCGTCGGCCCGACGCCGTTCACCGGCTGGCAGCAGGCATTCGACCCGCTGCTGACGCCGGGTGCGCGCAATTACTGGAAGAGCCAGGATTTCGCCTCCCTTTCCGATGCCGCGATCGAGATTCTCATCAATGCGGTGCGGAAGCTGCCAGGGCCGGAATGCGAGATCTTCATCGGCCATGTCGGCGGTGCCGCCGGGCGTGTTCCGACCGAGGCCACCGCATTTCCGCAGCGCAGTTCACATTTCGTCATGAACGTGCATGCACGCTGGCGGGAAACCGGGATGGACGCAAGCTGCATCGGCTGGGCGCGCGAACTCTTCGAAGCCACCAAGCCGCATGCCGTCGGCACCGCCTATATCAACTTCATGCCGGAGGACGAGACCGACCGTGTGGAAATGGCCTACGGGACAAATTACGGCCGGCTTGCCGAAATCAAGCTGCGCTACGATCCCAACAATATGTTCCGGATGAACCAGAACGTGAAGCCGATGGAGGCGGTGCGGGCTGCGTGA